The following are encoded together in the Acidovorax sp. KKS102 genome:
- a CDS encoding ferric reductase-like transmembrane domain-containing protein, which yields MSLIMVLAVRPAWLEKPLGGLDKSYRLHKWAGIGAIVLALLHYGLQLSRSLLADWVGRPVRTPRADWWFNTFRHLAEEMGEWAVWFLAAMLVITLWQRFPYHVWRYLHKLLAVVYLVLAFHAVVLTPPAWWQQPAGVLVGLCTLVGVLCAVRSLAGAIGRSRRHAARVVSVAPRGARVLEVTCQVSPASAWRHTAGQFAFVTFGKAEGAHPFTLLNADQGDGTLRFAIKALGDHTAQLPLQVQPGQRVDIEGPYGCFDFRSDSAPEQVWVAAGIGATPFMAWLESLQTTPALAPRVHLHYCVRHADEAVFAERMGALCARLPSVTLEIHYSNDTGPVTPAALLAGTSPAASVWFCGPQGFAEAVRQGMEQLGRSPARFHQELFQMR from the coding sequence ATGTCGCTGATCATGGTGCTGGCCGTGCGGCCCGCGTGGCTGGAAAAGCCGCTCGGTGGCCTGGACAAGAGCTACCGCCTGCACAAGTGGGCGGGTATCGGCGCGATTGTGCTGGCGTTGCTGCACTACGGGCTGCAGCTGTCGCGCAGCCTGCTGGCTGACTGGGTAGGCCGCCCGGTGCGCACGCCGCGCGCGGATTGGTGGTTCAACACCTTCCGCCACCTGGCCGAGGAGATGGGGGAATGGGCCGTGTGGTTCCTCGCGGCCATGTTGGTCATCACGCTGTGGCAGCGGTTTCCGTACCACGTGTGGCGCTACCTGCACAAGCTGCTGGCCGTGGTGTACCTGGTGCTGGCCTTCCATGCCGTGGTGCTCACGCCGCCTGCCTGGTGGCAGCAGCCTGCGGGTGTGCTGGTCGGCCTGTGCACGCTGGTGGGGGTGCTGTGCGCCGTGCGCTCGCTGGCCGGGGCCATCGGGCGCAGCCGCCGCCATGCGGCCCGCGTGGTGAGCGTGGCGCCACGAGGGGCCCGCGTGCTGGAGGTGACTTGTCAGGTCAGCCCTGCCAGTGCCTGGCGGCATACGGCAGGGCAGTTTGCGTTTGTCACGTTTGGCAAGGCAGAAGGCGCGCACCCGTTCACCCTGCTCAATGCCGATCAGGGTGACGGCACGCTGCGCTTTGCGATCAAGGCGCTGGGCGATCACACGGCACAGTTGCCTTTGCAAGTGCAGCCGGGCCAGCGGGTGGACATCGAGGGGCCTTATGGCTGTTTTGACTTTCGCAGCGACAGCGCGCCCGAGCAGGTGTGGGTGGCTGCGGGCATCGGCGCCACGCCGTTCATGGCCTGGCTGGAGTCGCTGCAGACCACGCCCGCGCTGGCGCCACGGGTGCACCTGCACTACTGTGTGCGCCATGCGGACGAGGCGGTGTTTGCCGAGCGCATGGGTGCACTGTGTGCCCGCTTGCCCAGCGTGACGCTGGAGATCCACTACAGCAACGACACCGGGCCCGTGACACCCGCAGCGTTGCTCGCAGGCACCAGCCCGGCGGCGAGTGTGTGGTTCTGTGGACCGCAGGGTTTTGCCGAGGCGGTGCGCCAGGGCATGGAGCAGTTGGGGCGCTCGCCTGCGCGCTTTCACCAGGAGCTGTTCCAGATGCGCTGA
- a CDS encoding RNA polymerase sigma factor — MTATSPPLTVTQLLPAARSGNADAMEQLLRLTRPDIRRYALRHCAATTATDDVVQEALIIVYRRVGALREVAAFGGWVVRIVQRLCMQPMLAWLKGEPLAQVEDNLAWSHRPDHELRHDLALAIDSLPPLYREALLMRDFEELTIEEMAQRLGVTREAAKSRLHRARALVREYLAPTDRTGTT, encoded by the coding sequence ATGACAGCAACGTCCCCGCCCCTCACCGTGACCCAGCTGCTGCCCGCCGCGCGCAGCGGTAACGCCGATGCGATGGAGCAGCTGCTGCGCCTCACCCGTCCTGACATCCGCCGCTATGCGCTGCGCCACTGCGCGGCCACCACCGCGACGGACGACGTCGTGCAGGAGGCACTCATCATCGTGTACCGCCGCGTGGGCGCGCTGCGCGAGGTGGCGGCGTTCGGCGGGTGGGTGGTGCGCATCGTGCAGCGGCTGTGCATGCAGCCCATGCTGGCCTGGCTCAAGGGCGAGCCGCTGGCACAGGTGGAAGACAACCTCGCCTGGTCGCACCGCCCCGACCACGAACTGCGCCATGACCTTGCCCTGGCCATCGACTCGCTGCCGCCCCTGTACCGCGAGGCCCTGCTGATGCGCGACTTCGAGGAGCTGACCATCGAGGAGATGGCGCAGCGGCTGGGTGTGACGCGCGAGGCGGCCAAAAGCCGCCTGCACCGCGCGCGGGCCCTGGTGCGGGAGTACCTAGCACCCACGGACCGCACCGGCACCACATAG
- a CDS encoding DUF2892 domain-containing protein — MLYRKNITRPESLLRVVGGIALIAAGLWWMSASPLGLVLAASGVGSILSGAFGYCPACAMVGRKPVE, encoded by the coding sequence ATGCTGTACCGCAAGAACATTACCCGCCCCGAAAGCCTGCTGCGCGTTGTCGGTGGGATCGCCCTCATCGCCGCCGGGCTGTGGTGGATGTCCGCATCGCCCCTGGGCCTGGTGCTGGCCGCCTCGGGCGTGGGCAGCATCCTGAGCGGGGCGTTCGGCTACTGCCCCGCCTGCGCCATGGTGGGCCGCAAGCCGGTCGAGTGA